GCCCGCAGGGCATTAATAGCTGTGTTCGTTAAGCTGGACCTTCCCGCGGAAGACCCAGTAAATGGCGGCGGAGTAGGCCAGCACGAGCGGTACGCCCAGGATGGCGATGTACGTCATCACCACCAGGCTTTCCCGCGTGGAGGAGCCGTTGACGAGCGTCAGGGAGTTCTCCGGATTGGGCATGGAGTACAGCAGGTTGGGGAACATGGCCGCCCCGAAGAGGGCCATCATGCAGCCCATCGTGGAGCAGGAGGCGATGAAGGCCCAGCCCGGACGGTTCCTGTGGATGAAGATCCAGATGGCCGTGATGGAAATGACCGCCAGGGCCGCGATGCCGTAAATCCAGGGGGAGCGTTCCAGGGCCGCCGCTACGTGCGGCACGTACAGCAGGGTGGCCGCTCCGTGAAGAATGATCAGAATCGTGAAGATGATGATCCAGGGCTTGAGCAGTTTTTTAATTTGATCCTGAAGATTCCCCTGCGTTTTCATCAGCAGGAAAATGCCGCCGTGCATGGCGAACAGGGCCACCGTCGTCAGCCCCAGGAGAACGGCATAGGGGTTCAGCAGGCTGAGGAAGGTTCCCGTGAAATTGCCCTGGTCGTCCAGCGGGATGCCCTTGGTCACGTTCCCCATGGCTACGCCGATGAGGAGGGCGGCCAGGAGGCTGCTGATGGAGAAGGTGGTGTCCCACCCCCTGCGCCACCACCTCATGGGCTGCTTGCTCCGGAATTCAATGGAGACGGCCCGGAAGATCAGGGTCAGCAGCAGAAGCATGAAGGCCAGGTAAAACCCGGAGAAAACGGAGGCGTACACGTACGGGAAGGCGGCGAAGAGGGCGCCCCCGCCCGTGATGAGCCAGACTTCATTGCCGTCCCACACGGGGCCGACGGCGTTCAGCGTGAGCCTTCTGTTTTCATCTCCCTTGATGAAAAGCTGAAGGGTTCCTGTTCCCAGGTCAAAGCCGTCCAGGATGGCGTAGCCGGAAAAGAGCACGCCGACGAGGATGAACCAGATGATTTGCAGGTCTGTGAGAGTGAGATTGTCCAACATGGTTTTAACGGGGTGGGGGATTAGTCTTTAATGAAGGGAACCTGGAGCTTGCCTTCCCCGGTTCCGTCGTCTTCTTCCGCTTCCTGGTCCGGGCCCTTGCGGATTTTATGG
This DNA window, taken from Akkermansia muciniphila, encodes the following:
- the cydB gene encoding cytochrome d ubiquinol oxidase subunit II; this translates as MLDNLTLTDLQIIWFILVGVLFSGYAILDGFDLGTGTLQLFIKGDENRRLTLNAVGPVWDGNEVWLITGGGALFAAFPYVYASVFSGFYLAFMLLLLTLIFRAVSIEFRSKQPMRWWRRGWDTTFSISSLLAALLIGVAMGNVTKGIPLDDQGNFTGTFLSLLNPYAVLLGLTTVALFAMHGGIFLLMKTQGNLQDQIKKLLKPWIIIFTILIILHGAATLLYVPHVAAALERSPWIYGIAALAVISITAIWIFIHRNRPGWAFIASCSTMGCMMALFGAAMFPNLLYSMPNPENSLTLVNGSSTRESLVVMTYIAILGVPLVLAYSAAIYWVFRGKVQLNEHSY